One window of Cherax quadricarinatus isolate ZL_2023a chromosome 18, ASM3850222v1, whole genome shotgun sequence genomic DNA carries:
- the LOC128689317 gene encoding putative CENPB DNA-binding domain-containing protein 1, whose protein sequence is MGPKKASSANPTAKRVRITMDMKKEIIAKYESGVHVSELARLYTKPQSTIATIVAKKSAIKEAFLAKGATMFSKLRSQVIEDVERLLLVWINEKQIAGDSISQAIICEKARKLHDDLIRKMPATSGDVSEFKASKGWFERFKNRSGIHSVIRHGEAASLDQKAAEKYVQEFKEYIDSEGLKPEQVFNGDTDNVMKHFRNVIKEREVQASMGRYVVRQKSSDSQAGPSGIKRREVTPKKDLPPLSPNGRGFPF, encoded by the coding sequence atgggccccaagaaagcttctagtgccaaccctacagcaaaaagagtgagaattactatggatatgaagaaagagatcattgctaagtatgaaagtggagtgcatgtctccgagctggccaggctgtacacaaaaccccaatcaaccatcgctactattgtggccaagaaatctgcaatcaaggaagcttttcttgccaaaggtgcaactatgttttcgaaactgagatcgcaagtgatagaagatgtcgagagactgttattggtatggataaacgaaaaacagatagcaggagatagcatctctcaagcgatcatatgtgaaaaggctaggaagttgcatgacgatttaattagaaaaatgccagcaactagtggtgatgtgagtgaatttaaggccagcaaaggttggtttgagagatttaagaatcgtagtggcatacatagtgtgataaggcatggtgaggctgccagtttggaccaaaaagcagctgaaaaatatgtgcaggaattcaaggagtacatagacagtgaaggactgaaacctgaacaagtgtttaatggtgacactgacaatgttatgAAACACttcaggaatgtcataaaggaacgggaggtacaggcctctatgggcagatatgttgtgcgacagaagtccagtgactctcaagctggtcctagtggcattaaaagaagggaagtaaccccgaaaaaggacttgccacctctaagtcctaatggaaggggattccccttctaa